One genomic window of Limanda limanda chromosome 16, fLimLim1.1, whole genome shotgun sequence includes the following:
- the LOC133021937 gene encoding bone morphogenetic protein receptor type-2-like, translating into MAAPVALCVCVLLLLPAATALQSEDIECAFTDNLQGAGPHNGPAHELRGVVRENGTVRCSRGSRCYGLWEKQADSEMHLVNQGCWAGDQQECHGDRCLVTATPSQIQNGSYRFCCCSRDLCNANFTEAPPTADTPALRLMKSGDRQTDQQPLTREETALVALVTVAIAAILIMALFLGYRMMRGKQKHALAALDALEAANAESVDLVNLKLLQLIGRGRYGVVFRGSLNERCVAVKVFSSANRQNFANECSIYCLPLLQPHDNISRFLSADERTSADGTPEFLIVMEFYPHVRVTRGC; encoded by the exons ATGGCCGCTCcagttgctctgtgtgtgtgtgtcctgctgctgcttcctgctgcgACCG ctcttcagtcTGAGGACATCGAGTGTGCCTTCACCGACAACctgcagggggcggggcctcaCAATGGACCAGCCCATGAGCTGCGAGGAGTGGTACGAGAGAACGGCACGGTCCGCTGCAGCCGCGGCTCGCGCTGCTATGGATTGTGGGAAAAACAAGCAGACAGCGAGATGCACCTGGTGAATCaag GTTGTTGGGCCGGTGACCAGCAGGAGTGTCATGGTGACCGTTGCCTGGTAACAGCCACGCCCTCTCAGATCCAGAACGGCAGCTAccgtttctgctgctgcagccgcgACCTTTGCAACGCCAACTTCACCGAGGCCCCGCCCACTGCTGACACCCCCGCCCTGAGACTGATGAAGAgtggtgacagacagacag ATCAGCAGCCGCTGACGCGAGAGGAGACAGCGCTTGTCGCTCTGGTAACCGTTGCCATAGCAGCCATTCTCATCATGGCACTGTTCCTGGGATACCGGATGATGAGAG ggAAACAGAAGCACGCCCTGGCGGCGCTCGACGCGCTGGAGGCGGCGAACGCTGAGTCTGTGGATCTGGTCAATCTGAAACTGCTGCAG CTGATTGGTCGAGGTCGTTACGGCGTGGTGTTTCGTGGAAGTCTTAACGAGCGCTGCGTGGCCGTGAAAGTCTTCAGCTCGGCCAACCGGCAGAACTTTGCTAACGAGTGCTCCATCTACTGCCTGCCTCTGCTGCAGCCGCACGACAACATCAGCCGCTTCCTGTCGGCCGACGAGAGGACGAGCGCCGACGGGACGCCGGAGTTCCTGATCGTCATGGAGTTCTATCCTCACGTAAGAGTTACACGTGGATGCTAA